A stretch of Haemophilus influenzae DNA encodes these proteins:
- the era gene encoding GTPase Era: protein MTEQFDKTYCGFIAIVGRPNVGKSTLLNKILGQKISITSRKAQTTRHRIVGIKTEGAYQEIYVDTPGLHIEEKRAINRLMNRAASSAIGDVDLIIFVVDGTHWNADDEMVLNKLRNAKAPVVLAINKVDNIKNKDDLLPFITDLSGKFNFAHIVPISAQRGNNIHELEKIVRQSLREGVHHFPEDYVTDRSQRFMASEIIREKLMRFTGEELPYSVTVEIEQFKVNERGTYEINGLILVEREGQKKMVIGAGGQKIKTIGMEARADMERLFDNKVHLELWVKVKSGWADDERALRSLGYMDE from the coding sequence ATGACCGAACAATTCGACAAAACCTATTGCGGCTTTATTGCTATCGTAGGTCGCCCAAATGTGGGTAAATCAACGCTCTTAAATAAAATTTTAGGACAAAAAATTTCAATTACATCACGTAAAGCACAAACCACCCGTCACCGCATTGTTGGGATTAAAACTGAAGGTGCGTATCAAGAAATCTATGTGGATACTCCAGGACTTCATATTGAAGAGAAGCGTGCGATTAACCGTTTAATGAACCGTGCAGCAAGTAGTGCTATCGGCGATGTTGATTTAATTATTTTTGTCGTAGATGGTACACATTGGAATGCAGATGATGAGATGGTGCTAAACAAACTACGTAATGCAAAAGCACCCGTTGTGCTTGCTATCAACAAAGTAGATAACATCAAAAATAAAGATGATTTGTTACCGTTTATTACAGATCTTAGCGGTAAATTTAACTTTGCTCACATTGTGCCAATTTCTGCACAGCGTGGTAATAATATTCATGAATTAGAGAAAATTGTACGCCAATCTTTACGCGAAGGTGTGCATCATTTTCCAGAAGATTATGTCACAGACCGTTCGCAACGTTTTATGGCATCGGAAATAATCCGTGAAAAATTAATGCGTTTTACCGGTGAAGAATTGCCTTACTCTGTTACTGTTGAAATTGAACAATTTAAAGTGAATGAACGTGGCACTTATGAAATCAATGGCTTAATTCTCGTTGAACGTGAAGGTCAGAAAAAAATGGTAATTGGTGCGGGCGGTCAAAAAATTAAAACTATTGGTATGGAAGCGCGTGCTGATATGGAACGTTTATTTGATAACAAAGTTCACCTCGAACTTTGGGTGAAAGTGAAGTCAGGTTGGGCAGATGATGAACGTGCATTGCGTAGTTTAGGATATATGGATGAATAA
- the lepB gene encoding signal peptidase I yields MSNLFFVILLAVGFGVWKVLDYFQLPNTFSILLLILTALSGVLWCYHRFVVLPKRHRQVARAEQRSGKTLSEEEKAKIEPISEASEFLSSLFPVLAVVFLVRSFLFEPFQIPSGSMESTLRVGDFLVVNKYAYGVKDPIFQNTIIEGEKPQRGDVIVFKAPQQALIRTGLGATRAAFAENLALSSKDNMSGVDYIKRIIGKGGDRIIFDAEQKTLKVVYGKEGKPCEIDCETKAFEYTQNPTNPAFPNELELTEKGDVTHNVLISEYRRYSDLEFFPQEGMQTAEWLVPEGQYFVMGDHRDHSDDSRFWGFVPEKNIVGKATYIWMSLEKEANEWPTGFRFERFFTAIK; encoded by the coding sequence ATGTCAAATTTATTTTTTGTGATTTTATTGGCTGTCGGCTTTGGTGTGTGGAAAGTTTTAGATTATTTTCAGTTGCCAAATACTTTTAGTATTTTGTTACTAATTTTGACCGCACTTTCTGGCGTATTATGGTGTTATCATCGTTTTGTGGTGCTGCCAAAACGTCATCGTCAAGTGGCACGTGCAGAACAACGTTCTGGTAAAACCTTAAGTGAGGAAGAAAAAGCCAAAATTGAACCGATTTCTGAGGCTTCAGAATTTTTGTCTTCACTTTTTCCTGTGCTTGCAGTGGTATTTTTGGTTCGTTCTTTTTTGTTTGAACCGTTTCAAATTCCCTCTGGCTCAATGGAATCCACTTTACGTGTTGGCGATTTTTTAGTTGTGAATAAATATGCTTATGGTGTGAAAGATCCGATTTTCCAAAACACCATTATTGAGGGCGAAAAACCACAACGTGGCGATGTGATTGTGTTTAAAGCACCACAACAAGCGTTAATTCGTACTGGTCTTGGTGCAACACGAGCAGCCTTTGCAGAAAATTTAGCGTTAAGTTCAAAAGATAATATGTCTGGTGTGGATTATATTAAACGTATTATTGGAAAGGGCGGAGATCGCATCATTTTTGATGCGGAACAAAAAACGCTAAAAGTGGTATATGGTAAAGAAGGTAAACCTTGTGAAATTGATTGCGAAACTAAGGCGTTTGAATATACACAAAATCCAACAAATCCTGCTTTTCCAAATGAATTAGAATTGACTGAAAAAGGCGATGTAACACATAACGTGTTAATTAGTGAGTATCGTCGTTATTCAGACCTTGAATTTTTCCCACAAGAGGGAATGCAAACTGCAGAATGGCTTGTGCCAGAGGGGCAGTATTTTGTGATGGGGGATCATCGCGATCACAGCGATGACAGTCGTTTCTGGGGCTTTGTACCTGAAAAAAATATTGTGGGTAAAGCCACTTATATTTGGATGAGCTTAGAAAAAGAAGCGAATGAATGGCCAACAGGTTTCCGTTTTGAGCGTTTCTTTACAGCAATAAAATAA
- the rsmC gene encoding 16S rRNA (guanine(1207)-N(2))-methyltransferase RsmC, whose product MISLESQVLERHLSFFDGKSVLFAGGISDNFPQTLASKCSSIQIWSCYFDYARTQSAVNFSVEFQGQADLIVYYWTKNKQEVNFQLIQLLAQASIGQEILIIGENRCGVRSVEKTLAPYGEIAKIDSARRCGLYHFSLQNKPHFELKNFWKTYQHPTIQDLTIYSLPGVFSAAELDTGTELLLSTIDNKIKGKVLDLGCGAGVIGSVIKKSSTNAQITMTDIHAMALESAHKTLSENQLQGEVYASDVFSDIEGKFDLIISNPPFHDGIDTAYRAVTELITQAKWHLNQGGELRIVANAFLPYPELLRQHFGDYEILAQTGKFKVYSVKN is encoded by the coding sequence GTGATTTCTCTAGAAAGCCAAGTTTTAGAACGCCATCTTTCATTTTTTGATGGTAAATCGGTATTATTTGCTGGCGGTATTTCTGATAATTTTCCTCAAACATTAGCCTCTAAATGCTCATCAATCCAAATTTGGAGTTGCTATTTTGACTATGCAAGAACACAAAGTGCGGTCAATTTTTCCGTTGAATTTCAAGGTCAAGCCGATTTAATCGTTTATTATTGGACTAAAAACAAACAAGAAGTCAATTTCCAACTGATTCAACTATTAGCTCAAGCATCTATTGGTCAAGAAATATTAATTATTGGTGAAAACCGTTGTGGCGTGCGTTCAGTAGAAAAAACATTAGCACCCTATGGAGAAATAGCAAAAATTGACTCTGCTCGTCGTTGCGGTTTATATCATTTTTCACTCCAAAATAAACCGCACTTTGAACTTAAAAATTTCTGGAAAACCTACCAACATCCTACGATACAAGACTTAACTATATATAGTTTACCTGGTGTATTTAGTGCAGCGGAATTAGATACGGGCACAGAACTGTTACTTTCAACCATTGATAATAAAATAAAAGGAAAAGTACTCGATCTTGGCTGTGGGGCGGGAGTAATTGGCTCTGTGATAAAAAAAAGCTCTACTAACGCACAAATTACCATGACTGATATTCATGCGATGGCGTTAGAATCAGCGCATAAAACACTTTCTGAAAATCAATTACAAGGCGAGGTTTACGCCAGTGATGTCTTTTCTGATATAGAAGGAAAATTTGATTTGATCATTTCAAATCCACCATTCCATGATGGTATTGATACTGCCTACCGAGCAGTGACAGAACTCATCACTCAAGCAAAATGGCACCTCAATCAAGGTGGAGAATTACGCATTGTCGCCAATGCATTTTTGCCTTATCCCGAATTACTTAGACAACATTTCGGTGATTACGAAATTCTTGCTCAAACAGGAAAATTTAAAGTGTATTCAGTGAAAAATTAG
- the holD gene encoding DNA polymerase III subunit psi, with amino-acid sequence MNRRDLLLQEMGISQWELYRPEVLQGSVGISVAENIRFITVSNENISSSPLLADVLLSLNLKKENCLCLNYDQIQHMECKQPIRYWLLSENNDQIDRTLPFCKQAEQVYRSPSWQQFQSNHQAKRALWQQIQQP; translated from the coding sequence ATGAACAGACGCGATCTTCTTTTACAAGAAATGGGCATTTCCCAGTGGGAATTATATCGCCCCGAGGTACTGCAAGGTTCAGTAGGAATTAGTGTGGCAGAGAATATTCGCTTTATCACTGTTTCCAATGAAAATATCAGTAGCTCGCCTTTGTTGGCTGATGTGCTGTTAAGCCTTAATCTTAAAAAAGAAAATTGTTTATGTTTGAATTACGATCAAATCCAGCATATGGAATGTAAGCAGCCTATTCGTTACTGGTTACTATCAGAAAATAACGACCAAATTGACCGCACTTTGCCATTTTGCAAGCAGGCTGAGCAGGTTTATCGCTCGCCAAGTTGGCAGCAATTTCAATCTAATCATCAAGCCAAACGAGCGTTGTGGCAACAAATTCAGCAGCCTTAA
- the rnc gene encoding ribonuclease III, producing MNHLDRLERKIGYRFNDIALLKQALTHRSAATQHNERLEFLGDSILNFTIAEALYHQFPRCNEGELSRMRATLVREPTLAILARQFELGDYMSLGSGELKNGGFRRESILADCVEAIIGAMSLDQGLAVTTQVIRNWYQQLLAEIKPGDNQKDAKTRLQEYLQGKHLPLPTYEVVNIQGEAHCQIFTVECKVKSAEKIDRTFVAKGSSRRKAEQAAAEQILKELDIK from the coding sequence ATGAATCATTTAGATCGACTTGAGCGTAAAATCGGCTATCGTTTTAATGATATTGCGCTCTTAAAGCAGGCACTTACGCATCGAAGTGCGGCAACTCAACATAATGAACGCCTAGAATTCCTAGGCGATTCCATTCTTAATTTCACTATCGCTGAAGCACTTTATCATCAGTTTCCACGTTGTAATGAAGGAGAACTGAGCCGTATGCGTGCTACTTTGGTACGCGAACCCACTTTAGCGATTTTAGCGCGCCAATTTGAATTAGGCGATTATATGTCGCTTGGTTCTGGCGAGCTAAAGAACGGTGGTTTTCGCCGTGAATCTATTCTTGCCGATTGTGTAGAAGCGATTATTGGCGCAATGTCTTTGGATCAAGGATTGGCTGTGACGACCCAAGTGATACGAAATTGGTATCAACAGTTATTGGCAGAAATTAAACCAGGCGATAATCAAAAAGATGCGAAAACGCGTTTACAAGAATATTTACAAGGCAAACATTTGCCATTGCCAACTTATGAAGTGGTAAATATTCAAGGGGAAGCCCATTGCCAAATTTTCACTGTTGAATGCAAAGTGAAAAGTGCGGAGAAAATTGACCGCACTTTTGTGGCAAAAGGATCTAGCCGTCGTAAAGCTGAACAAGCGGCAGCAGAACAAATTTTAAAAGAACTGGACATCAAATGA
- the fdhE gene encoding formate dehydrogenase accessory protein FdhE — MSIKILSESEIKQVANSYQAPAVLFANPKNLYQRRAKRLRDLAQNHPLSDYLLFAADIVESQLSTLEKNPLPPQQLEQLNAIEPLNAKTFKRDSIWREYLTEILDEIKPKANEQIAATIEFLEKASSAELEEMANKLLAQEFNLVSSDKAVFIWAALSLYWLQAAQQIPHNSQVENAENLHHCPVCGSLPVASIVQIGTSQGLRYLHCNLCESEWNLVRAQCTNCNSHDKLEMWSLNEELALVRAETCGSCESYLKMMFQEKDPYVEPVADDLASIFLDIEMEEKGFARSGLNPFIFPAEDA; from the coding sequence ATGAGTATCAAAATCTTATCTGAATCAGAAATTAAACAAGTAGCAAATTCATATCAAGCCCCAGCGGTTTTATTTGCCAATCCTAAAAATCTTTACCAACGCAGAGCGAAACGTTTAAGAGACTTAGCACAAAATCATCCTCTATCTGATTATTTATTATTTGCTGCAGACATAGTTGAAAGCCAACTTTCCACGTTAGAAAAAAATCCTTTACCGCCACAACAGCTTGAACAGTTAAATGCTATCGAGCCACTAAATGCCAAAACCTTTAAGAGAGACAGTATCTGGCGTGAATACTTAACTGAAATTCTTGATGAAATAAAGCCCAAAGCTAACGAGCAAATTGCTGCAACAATTGAATTTCTTGAAAAAGCCTCTTCTGCTGAATTAGAGGAAATGGCAAATAAGCTCTTAGCACAAGAATTTAATTTAGTCAGCAGTGATAAAGCCGTCTTTATTTGGGCTGCACTTTCTCTTTATTGGTTACAAGCAGCTCAACAAATTCCCCATAATAGCCAAGTTGAAAACGCTGAAAATTTACATCACTGCCCTGTTTGTGGTTCTTTACCTGTTGCAAGTATTGTACAGATTGGTACATCACAAGGTTTACGCTACTTACATTGTAATTTATGTGAAAGTGAATGGAATTTGGTACGCGCACAATGCACCAATTGTAATAGTCATGACAAACTTGAAATGTGGTCATTAAATGAAGAACTTGCGCTTGTTCGTGCCGAAACCTGTGGTAGCTGTGAAAGTTACTTGAAAATGATGTTCCAAGAAAAAGATCCTTACGTAGAACCTGTAGCCGATGATTTGGCTTCTATTTTCTTAGACATTGAAATGGAAGAAAAAGGTTTCGCACGCAGCGGATTAAATCCATTTATTTTTCCAGCAGAAGACGCATAA
- the rimI gene encoding ribosomal protein S18-alanine N-acetyltransferase → MSIISQIEACDFERLYEIEQQAHLVPWSFGTLKNNQGERYLNLKLIENNQIIGFAICQTVLDEATLFNIAIVPSHQGNGLGKLLLNELIARLKEKGVQTLWLEVRESNPARFLYEKIGFNEVDIRKNYYPKPSGGRENAVVMACYL, encoded by the coding sequence ATGTCTATTATTTCTCAAATTGAAGCCTGTGATTTCGAGCGATTGTATGAAATCGAACAGCAAGCACATCTGGTGCCTTGGTCATTTGGTACGTTAAAAAATAATCAAGGTGAGCGTTATCTCAATTTAAAATTAATAGAGAATAATCAGATTATCGGTTTTGCTATTTGCCAAACCGTATTAGATGAAGCGACTTTGTTTAATATTGCTATTGTACCCTCTCATCAAGGTAATGGATTGGGGAAATTATTGTTGAATGAGTTAATCGCTCGATTGAAAGAAAAAGGTGTACAGACCTTATGGCTAGAAGTTAGAGAGTCTAACCCTGCTCGTTTCTTGTATGAAAAAATTGGTTTTAATGAAGTCGATATTCGAAAAAATTATTATCCAAAGCCCAGCGGTGGACGAGAAAATGCCGTAGTAATGGCCTGTTATTTATAG
- a CDS encoding formate dehydrogenase subunit gamma produces MSKIEISNDTRVIRHRTPARISHWMLVICFFMTMFTGVAFFFPDFAWLTEILGTPQIARAIHPFTGILMFFAFIYLALLYWDHNIPEKNDIRWAKGVIEVLKGNEHAVADNGKYNLGQKMLFWTLNLAMVTLLVTGIIMWRQYFSHYFSIPVLRIAILLHSASAFMLFTGILVHIYMAFWVKGSIRGIVEGWVTVRWAKKHHPRWYREEVLSKLEEDLLNEQSGKVGKTKVLFKGFGK; encoded by the coding sequence CCCCAGCACGTATCAGTCACTGGATGTTGGTTATTTGCTTTTTTATGACGATGTTCACTGGTGTTGCATTTTTCTTCCCTGACTTTGCTTGGCTCACAGAAATTTTGGGTACACCACAAATTGCACGCGCCATTCATCCATTTACAGGGATTTTAATGTTCTTCGCTTTCATCTACTTAGCGTTATTGTACTGGGATCACAATATTCCAGAAAAAAACGATATTCGCTGGGCAAAAGGTGTTATTGAAGTTCTTAAAGGGAATGAACACGCGGTTGCTGATAATGGCAAATATAACCTTGGTCAAAAAATGCTCTTTTGGACATTAAACTTGGCAATGGTAACGTTATTAGTCACTGGCATCATTATGTGGCGTCAATATTTTTCACATTACTTCTCAATCCCAGTATTGCGAATTGCTATTTTACTCCACTCTGCAAGTGCTTTTATGTTATTCACTGGTATCTTAGTGCATATATATATGGCATTTTGGGTTAAAGGATCAATTCGTGGTATTGTTGAAGGTTGGGTAACCGTTCGTTGGGCGAAAAAACACCACCCAAGATGGTATCGTGAAGAAGTTTTATCAAAACTTGAGGAAGATTTACTCAACGAGCAATCTGGCAAAGTAGGTAAAACCAAAGTCTTATTTAAAGGATTTGGCAAATAA